In Candidatus Bathyarchaeia archaeon, the following are encoded in one genomic region:
- a CDS encoding OsmC family protein: protein MPEFTFEGTAKWKSGTECDLSIRGKHIVTVSPPPEFGGKQGYCVPEEIFAASLASCMNTIFLLIAKNSQLALKNLETKTTVKMNVEGLEKLIFTHVHFDMTVKLEKDDEWNRKKANTVFKMAEKVCPLRQSWGEKVPITFKLTFQ from the coding sequence ATGCCTGAGTTTACTTTTGAAGGAACAGCCAAGTGGAAGAGCGGGACAGAATGCGACTTGTCAATAAGAGGCAAACACATTGTCACGGTTAGTCCTCCACCAGAATTCGGCGGAAAACAAGGCTACTGTGTTCCAGAAGAAATCTTTGCTGCTTCATTAGCCTCATGCATGAACACGATTTTCCTATTAATCGCCAAAAACTCTCAGTTAGCTCTGAAAAATCTGGAAACAAAAACAACTGTGAAAATGAACGTTGAAGGTCTTGAAAAGCTCATCTTCACGCACGTTCACTTTGACATGACAGTTAAGCTGGAAAAGGATGACGAGTGGAACCGCAAAAAAGCGAATACAGTCTTTAAAATGGCTGAGAAAGTATGTCCGCTTAGGCAGTCGTGGGGAGAAAAAGTCCCAATAACGTTTAAGCTAACC
- a CDS encoding putative metallopeptidase, which translates to MRLRYVEALDVKRLVDEIVERLGLFHVVPQFVFCYRSFGSESKRVVARIHGLSRIWQEVLGKPAMYVIEVVSERFDRLSDVEKEKVIIHELLHIPKGFSGGFRPHKGFVERAEVERLHKLLVKQRNTKE; encoded by the coding sequence TTGCGGTTGCGTTATGTTGAGGCTTTGGATGTTAAGCGATTGGTTGATGAGATTGTTGAGCGGTTGGGTTTGTTCCATGTTGTGCCGCAGTTTGTGTTTTGTTATCGGAGTTTTGGTTCGGAGAGTAAGCGTGTTGTTGCGCGTATTCATGGGTTGAGTAGGATTTGGCAAGAAGTGTTGGGTAAGCCTGCGATGTATGTGATTGAGGTTGTTTCTGAGCGGTTTGATAGGCTTAGTGATGTGGAGAAGGAGAAGGTTATTATTCATGAGTTGTTGCATATTCCGAAGGGGTTTTCTGGGGGTTTTCGTCCGCATAAGGGTTTTGTTGAAAGGGCAGAAGTGGAACGACTGCATAAGTTGTTGGTGAAGCAGAGGAACACGAAAGAGTAG